The following are from one region of the Stigmatella ashevillena genome:
- a CDS encoding acyltransferase family protein, with translation MPSFSSPTLRQCLDGHRNNLDFIRLVAAVGVIVSHSVPLAQGQSAREPLEAFTGGQMSLGRVCVAVFLIISGLLITRSQERAPSQAHYLWARVLRIFPGLAVVLLASVFLLGPAMTDLPLEAYFRSPDTYRYLWRNLTLHQPQWELPGVFTGNAYAPAVNGSLWTLQYEVGFYLLVAAVGVAGWLRRWTAVVGWGLAAVLPFVPYVGPRLGWWPELSLYFGGGVVLYLLRDRVRLSPWIALGCLGVLAATAWLGVGLRPAVGSCGAYVLMYLAFRPGPFANFARFGDFSYGVYIYGFPVQQLVTALLGGRTEWWVNTALALPLVGVLAALSWHWVEKPALQAKNAPPTLLRRFLPAKVRAV, from the coding sequence ATGCCTTCTTTCTCATCTCCCACGCTGCGGCAGTGTCTGGACGGTCATCGCAACAACCTGGACTTCATCCGGCTGGTGGCGGCCGTGGGGGTCATCGTCTCGCATTCGGTTCCACTCGCGCAGGGACAGAGCGCGCGCGAGCCATTGGAGGCCTTCACCGGCGGGCAGATGTCGCTGGGGCGGGTGTGCGTGGCGGTCTTTCTCATCATCAGCGGACTGCTCATCACGCGAAGCCAGGAGCGCGCTCCGAGCCAGGCCCACTATCTGTGGGCGCGGGTGTTGCGCATCTTTCCGGGGCTGGCGGTGGTGCTGCTGGCGAGTGTCTTCCTGTTGGGCCCGGCGATGACGGACCTGCCGCTGGAGGCCTACTTCCGCTCTCCCGACACGTACCGGTACCTGTGGCGGAACCTCACGCTGCACCAGCCGCAGTGGGAGTTGCCGGGGGTCTTCACGGGCAATGCCTATGCGCCGGCCGTGAATGGCTCGTTGTGGACGCTGCAATACGAGGTGGGCTTCTACCTGCTGGTGGCGGCGGTGGGCGTGGCCGGGTGGCTGCGGCGGTGGACGGCGGTGGTGGGGTGGGGCCTGGCGGCGGTGCTTCCCTTCGTGCCGTATGTGGGGCCCCGGCTGGGGTGGTGGCCGGAGCTGTCCCTCTACTTCGGAGGAGGCGTGGTGCTGTACCTGCTGAGAGACAGGGTGCGGCTGAGCCCGTGGATCGCGCTGGGGTGCCTGGGCGTGCTCGCGGCGACGGCGTGGCTGGGGGTGGGCCTCCGGCCCGCGGTGGGCAGCTGCGGAGCGTATGTGTTGATGTACCTGGCGTTCCGGCCGGGGCCGTTCGCGAACTTCGCGCGCTTCGGTGACTTCTCGTACGGCGTCTACATCTATGGGTTTCCGGTGCAGCAACTCGTCACGGCCCTGCTGGGCGGCCGGACAGAGTGGTGGGTGAACACGGCGCTCGCGCTTCCCCTGGTGGGGGTGCTGGCGGCGCTGTCGTGGCACTGGGTCGAGAAGCCCGCGCTCCAGGCCAAGAACGCTCCCCCCACCCTGCTCCGGCGGTTCCTGCCGGCCAAGGTCCGTGCGGTGTAG
- a CDS encoding LamG domain-containing protein produces the protein MAFPPIPQSPPRWFSGLLLSLVGCLLAPQEASAASRPSLVNTRISTPFGANGHSSTVDGRIFIGNNGEDHATTTTKWRARVFRPEAVTYDAEGKPNFGAAFSAGVTTEVKNGENALAFCFTHSAQPYTLSGGVAVYQPYIFDSMMFNGDNIFRRRPINVRVNQPFTAQAEIASFTTGALETLKTNTGANLRGIEPTMTSDGRLLIFQGAPANNGGIDYLMYSYNDTPCAPTNWSVPRPVSMMFNDPNPGVKRYPLAWQRLKAATGEDFGDTTSGALIRGAYAWVDHEGRNLLYAAVRYTDGARREAMSLIGSETGWIAQHLDGSINTDRLDMAHLFYSSPMWNFEQERATAQNFPPGSNNEARFLPMTKTHDVFALFGSNTGDYNEVDLGEIGNPFQLLSLPMNEMVNRAGEYDLTRTPDVAGRFFTATVKGTAQISDKNQPTQPTTGSLWEPHAKGRALVLPGGGAATVNFTDANNTVPGVGALVRGFTVQLAVRPDLNINQGCTGNPYRYLLQKPGGLDLIYESNNAVQMSLVVNGTRVRLGFSPPLPTGRWTHLAYTWDGVTGQFGEYINGVSTGRTLPNAPGTFRLGTGQMSIGAGNTLDTQSCPAQGEGSFKGFIDEVQFFTHARSNRSVCMSALGANCKEDAIQEEPTAGQFVMSQQHPACNGFPALGSLACAQSMHRVCAQRGADDALASATNFWETLRQVISNQPPISLVGVPATANTTEVSVACAPIQHVSLGVTFEELARKHDGCTDERSAQSTHCSAAVHRWCNSLGWTTGQIFEMTSRPWVGCFNAGLVQDVPRSQLGPANTAGNFASTEARLEISKWCQTKGYSAGVLQELGGSTTAQVHCFQAATTRPWKFLP, from the coding sequence ATGGCCTTCCCGCCCATCCCACAAAGCCCCCCTCGGTGGTTTTCAGGTCTGCTGCTCTCGCTGGTGGGTTGTCTCTTGGCCCCGCAGGAGGCCTCGGCGGCCTCTCGCCCGTCGCTGGTGAACACGCGCATCAGCACCCCGTTTGGCGCCAATGGCCACTCTTCCACGGTGGATGGGCGGATCTTCATCGGCAACAACGGGGAGGACCACGCGACGACGACCACCAAGTGGCGCGCCCGGGTGTTCCGGCCCGAGGCCGTCACGTATGACGCCGAGGGCAAACCCAACTTCGGGGCTGCCTTCTCGGCGGGCGTCACGACCGAGGTGAAGAACGGCGAGAACGCCCTGGCGTTCTGCTTCACCCACTCAGCACAGCCCTACACCCTCAGCGGTGGGGTGGCTGTCTATCAGCCCTACATTTTCGATTCGATGATGTTCAACGGGGACAACATCTTTCGCCGCCGTCCCATCAACGTGCGGGTGAATCAGCCGTTCACGGCGCAGGCGGAGATCGCCTCGTTCACCACCGGCGCCCTGGAGACGTTGAAGACGAACACGGGCGCGAACCTCCGGGGCATCGAGCCGACGATGACCTCCGATGGCCGCCTGCTCATCTTCCAGGGCGCTCCGGCCAACAACGGGGGCATCGACTACTTGATGTATTCGTACAACGACACGCCCTGTGCCCCCACGAACTGGAGCGTCCCGCGTCCCGTCTCGATGATGTTCAATGATCCCAACCCGGGCGTGAAGCGCTACCCGCTGGCGTGGCAGCGCCTGAAGGCCGCCACCGGCGAGGACTTTGGCGACACCACTTCGGGCGCGCTGATCCGCGGCGCCTATGCGTGGGTGGACCACGAGGGGCGCAACCTCCTGTACGCCGCCGTGCGCTATACCGATGGCGCGCGCCGCGAGGCCATGAGCCTCATCGGCTCGGAGACGGGGTGGATCGCCCAGCACCTCGACGGGAGCATCAACACGGACCGTCTGGACATGGCCCACCTCTTCTACTCGAGCCCCATGTGGAACTTCGAGCAGGAGCGCGCCACCGCCCAGAACTTCCCCCCGGGCTCGAACAACGAGGCCCGCTTCCTGCCCATGACCAAGACGCACGACGTGTTCGCCCTGTTTGGCAGCAACACGGGGGACTACAACGAGGTGGACCTCGGAGAGATCGGCAACCCCTTCCAGTTGCTCTCCCTGCCCATGAACGAGATGGTGAACCGGGCGGGCGAGTACGACTTGACGCGCACTCCGGACGTGGCGGGCCGCTTCTTCACCGCGACGGTCAAAGGCACCGCGCAGATCTCCGACAAGAACCAGCCCACCCAGCCCACCACGGGCTCGCTCTGGGAGCCGCACGCCAAGGGCCGGGCGCTGGTGTTGCCCGGCGGTGGCGCCGCCACGGTGAACTTCACGGATGCCAACAACACCGTGCCGGGCGTGGGGGCGCTCGTCCGGGGCTTCACCGTGCAGCTCGCTGTTCGCCCGGACCTGAACATCAACCAGGGTTGTACCGGCAATCCCTACCGGTACCTGCTCCAGAAGCCGGGCGGATTGGATCTCATCTATGAGTCGAACAACGCGGTGCAGATGTCCCTGGTGGTGAACGGCACCCGTGTCCGGCTGGGGTTCAGCCCGCCGCTGCCCACGGGCCGCTGGACGCACCTGGCCTATACCTGGGACGGCGTCACCGGCCAGTTCGGCGAGTACATCAACGGCGTGTCCACGGGGCGCACGCTGCCCAACGCGCCCGGTACGTTCCGGCTGGGCACGGGCCAGATGTCGATTGGCGCGGGCAACACCCTGGACACGCAGAGCTGCCCCGCCCAGGGCGAGGGCTCCTTCAAGGGCTTCATCGACGAGGTGCAGTTCTTCACCCACGCCCGCTCCAACCGCAGCGTCTGCATGAGCGCGCTGGGCGCGAACTGCAAGGAGGACGCCATTCAGGAGGAGCCCACCGCGGGCCAGTTCGTGATGAGCCAGCAGCACCCCGCGTGCAATGGCTTCCCGGCGCTGGGCTCGCTGGCGTGCGCGCAGTCCATGCACCGCGTCTGCGCGCAGCGGGGCGCGGATGATGCGCTGGCCTCCGCCACCAACTTCTGGGAGACGCTGCGCCAGGTCATCAGCAACCAGCCCCCCATCTCGCTCGTGGGCGTGCCGGCCACGGCGAACACCACGGAGGTGTCCGTGGCCTGCGCCCCCATTCAGCACGTGAGCCTGGGGGTGACGTTCGAGGAGCTGGCCCGCAAGCACGATGGCTGCACGGACGAGCGGTCCGCGCAGAGCACGCACTGCTCCGCGGCCGTGCACCGCTGGTGCAACAGCCTCGGGTGGACGACGGGGCAGATTTTCGAGATGACCTCCCGGCCCTGGGTGGGCTGCTTCAACGCGGGGCTCGTCCAGGACGTGCCCCGGAGTCAGCTCGGGCCGGCCAACACCGCGGGCAACTTCGCGTCCACGGAGGCCCGGCTGGAGATCAGCAAGTGGTGCCAGACGAAGGGCTACAGCGCTGGGGTTCTCCAGGAACTCGGCGGTAGCACCACTGCTCAGGTCCACTGTTTCCAGGCAGCGACGACGCGACCCTGGAAGTTCCTGCCCTGA
- a CDS encoding serine/threonine-protein kinase, giving the protein MAWNDAVHFDPGELPPGTRVGPWEIRDWRGQGSYGTVYRAVRRGNSDASGVALKLAAHPGDERFAREAALLCKLRHPSVPRLFDQGQWRNAAGRVYPYLVMEWVEGVSLYDWAARHAPTSRQVFQVLAQVAGALAQTAAVGAVHRDVKGDNILVQAAEGHAFLMDYGAGYYSGAERLTPPLFPPATPRYRSPEAWAFAQRAGLDATHPYEAQPADDVFALGVSAYRLVTDAYPPSTEPWDKASRAWHLEGAGPRSPRELNPRVDPQLSALILRMLSPVPEHRGTALELAELLEEASRQAGPEADQSLFAEAPHPPPAWHSEILAMVPGFDRPEFQMPGERERAERPVQSWNSWWLAVALGGPLALGIGWALQAWPPRMEPSVADPEGWDGGSVATGDTALMASPAAAAVPSGREGITLELPHQPFPGQERPDGTGRCPRKTQIAINNGCWVKLDIPREACEDGYMHKGGCYMPAFRPALAPTSHPATSPPEP; this is encoded by the coding sequence ATGGCTTGGAATGACGCAGTGCATTTTGATCCCGGTGAGTTGCCCCCGGGCACGCGCGTGGGGCCCTGGGAGATAAGGGATTGGCGGGGCCAGGGTTCCTACGGCACCGTCTATCGCGCGGTGCGGCGAGGCAACTCGGATGCCTCGGGGGTGGCGCTCAAGCTGGCGGCCCACCCAGGGGATGAGCGTTTCGCGCGGGAGGCGGCGTTGCTCTGCAAGCTGCGCCATCCCAGCGTTCCGCGGTTGTTTGATCAAGGCCAGTGGCGCAACGCGGCGGGACGCGTCTATCCCTATCTCGTCATGGAGTGGGTGGAAGGCGTCTCCTTGTATGACTGGGCGGCGCGTCACGCCCCCACATCCCGGCAGGTGTTCCAGGTGCTGGCCCAGGTGGCGGGGGCGCTGGCGCAAACGGCCGCGGTGGGGGCGGTGCACCGGGACGTCAAGGGAGACAACATCCTCGTCCAGGCGGCAGAGGGCCACGCCTTCCTCATGGACTACGGGGCGGGCTATTACTCGGGGGCCGAGCGGCTGACGCCTCCGCTGTTTCCACCGGCGACGCCACGCTACCGCAGCCCCGAGGCCTGGGCCTTTGCTCAGCGCGCGGGCCTGGACGCGACGCACCCCTACGAGGCCCAACCGGCCGATGATGTGTTTGCCCTGGGGGTGAGCGCCTACCGGCTGGTGACGGACGCGTATCCCCCCTCCACGGAGCCCTGGGACAAAGCCTCCCGGGCCTGGCACCTGGAGGGGGCGGGCCCCAGGTCCCCTCGGGAACTCAATCCCCGGGTGGACCCGCAGCTGAGCGCCCTCATCCTGCGCATGCTGTCACCGGTTCCTGAACACCGGGGCACCGCGCTCGAGCTGGCCGAGCTCTTGGAGGAAGCCTCTCGACAAGCGGGACCTGAGGCGGATCAATCGCTCTTCGCGGAGGCACCCCACCCGCCTCCTGCCTGGCACTCCGAGATCCTGGCCATGGTGCCAGGGTTTGACCGTCCTGAGTTCCAGATGCCCGGCGAGCGCGAACGCGCCGAGAGGCCCGTTCAGTCATGGAACTCCTGGTGGCTGGCGGTGGCCCTGGGGGGGCCTCTGGCCTTGGGCATAGGATGGGCGCTGCAAGCATGGCCCCCGCGGATGGAACCCTCCGTGGCAGACCCAGAAGGTTGGGATGGGGGCAGCGTGGCCACGGGGGACACGGCGCTGATGGCATCACCTGCCGCTGCCGCAGTGCCTTCCGGAAGGGAGGGAATCACCTTGGAACTTCCCCACCAACCCTTTCCTGGGCAGGAAAGGCCCGATGGCACGGGCAGGTGCCCGCGAAAGACTCAGATCGCCATCAACAACGGGTGCTGGGTGAAGCTGGATATCCCCCGGGAGGCCTGCGAAGACGGCTATATGCACAAGGGCGGCTGTTACATGCCTGCGTTCCGCCCGGCCCTCGCGCCGACCTCACACCCCGCCACTTCGCCACCAGAACCTTAA
- a CDS encoding imm11 family protein, producing MAREIQCIDDAACEEVQLWTPEDGRPDRVGQYHVVSGLRIDMSKVGHARVFRLWGYHPPIIVDGEIKEALERTGIVGGRFDEV from the coding sequence GTGGCTCGGGAGATCCAATGCATTGACGACGCGGCCTGTGAAGAGGTCCAGCTCTGGACGCCTGAGGATGGCCGACCAGACCGGGTAGGTCAGTACCACGTCGTTTCTGGCCTCCGCATCGACATGTCAAAGGTGGGCCATGCCCGCGTGTTCCGGCTGTGGGGATACCACCCGCCCATCATCGTGGATGGGGAGATCAAGGAGGCTCTGGAGCGAACCGGCATCGTCGGTGGGCGGTTCGATGAGGTCTGA
- a CDS encoding ADYC domain-containing protein, whose product MAGPSYAEESLRTLRVVGTEFQIETSSGRTLKSRELVGATLTVQQGEAVLHIRIDDVFPDPKDGAQDIWLHQLSVEDPSTGAWRPLCEPDPDGKRLAFPLAGVMEDSTGTRKRTPDTVFTLTCTSGAEGKCVRFGYKPWKKTAQGIDLWDHHQACTRLVRADYCGDGQGTTRNGTWIDIYDTIGIQKSEPKKGMRFEAAWGPRGALCVNHPRIPENISLEALRRCPQLAKAPLGESCREKSLSSNKEALLFNKSF is encoded by the coding sequence ATGGCAGGTCCCTCCTATGCCGAGGAGAGCTTGCGCACCTTGCGTGTCGTCGGCACCGAGTTCCAGATCGAAACTTCGAGCGGACGCACACTGAAGAGCCGGGAGCTGGTGGGCGCGACGCTCACCGTCCAGCAGGGCGAAGCCGTCTTGCACATCCGGATCGATGACGTCTTTCCAGATCCAAAGGACGGAGCACAGGACATCTGGTTGCACCAGCTCTCGGTGGAGGATCCCTCCACTGGAGCATGGCGCCCGCTCTGCGAGCCAGACCCGGACGGGAAACGCCTCGCGTTTCCCCTCGCGGGGGTGATGGAGGACTCCACGGGAACCCGGAAGCGGACGCCCGACACGGTCTTCACGCTCACCTGTACCAGCGGCGCGGAGGGCAAGTGTGTCCGGTTCGGCTACAAACCCTGGAAGAAGACCGCCCAGGGGATAGACCTTTGGGACCATCACCAAGCCTGCACTCGCCTTGTTCGAGCGGACTACTGTGGCGATGGCCAGGGAACCACCCGCAACGGCACATGGATTGACATCTACGACACCATCGGCATCCAGAAGTCCGAGCCGAAGAAGGGAATGCGATTCGAGGCGGCTTGGGGTCCACGGGGAGCGCTCTGTGTGAACCACCCTCGCATCCCGGAGAACATCTCGCTGGAGGCATTGCGCCGTTGCCCACAGCTGGCCAAGGCCCCCCTGGGTGAGTCGTGCCGTGAGAAGTCCTTGAGCAGCAATAAAGAGGCACTCCTCTTCAACAAGTCGTTTTAG
- a CDS encoding lyase, giving the protein MRRLLSSLLLSSSLLGCGGDLASASEESPPIGSREAPLAAPVLASPPQATVDQAIAAPLGWFGVNASGERYCSNCNGQSILLAIASFKGNTTSDAKLLQQIRYIIGNNRDPFGNGGYMAQHERMMTGMFAIAKLTPRVWNQLTATEKTKVDLIMKATLVGSAYTTADASYLNGAVPTGLDGDTNLHRGWNPNYQEGMVGAMLVSTLYLGGRTATDTFLNGYQHAAFVSQLSAAGLTHLAAVFNTNVSNPSAGAPSATALQNAIKNYRYQGLALDKLFDIYVLLANNTFSATVDCGLNNGVGVTLSDGQHSGYLIADCAELPNKGKVGQLKEFHSSDANGQRSATFYAYDGFKPDLINHAVLMAHGTVPAGTPTTAVVSRIAVGATDLFFKVGKGYRNYAKGKDYGVYQLPASGIGNGFEFNRPLWEKVIAPAHGL; this is encoded by the coding sequence ATGCGCCGTCTCCTGTCTTCCCTGCTCCTGTCTTCTTCGCTCCTCGGCTGTGGCGGAGACCTCGCCTCCGCGTCCGAGGAGAGCCCGCCCATCGGTTCCAGGGAAGCACCCCTTGCGGCCCCCGTCCTTGCCAGTCCGCCGCAGGCCACGGTGGATCAGGCCATCGCCGCTCCCCTGGGCTGGTTCGGCGTCAACGCCTCGGGCGAGCGCTACTGCTCCAACTGCAACGGCCAATCCATCCTTCTCGCCATCGCGTCCTTCAAGGGCAACACCACCTCAGACGCGAAGCTCCTCCAGCAGATCCGCTACATCATCGGCAACAACCGGGATCCCTTCGGCAACGGCGGCTACATGGCCCAGCACGAGCGGATGATGACGGGCATGTTCGCCATCGCCAAGCTCACCCCACGCGTCTGGAATCAGCTCACCGCCACCGAGAAGACGAAGGTGGATCTCATCATGAAGGCCACGCTGGTGGGCTCGGCCTACACCACCGCCGACGCCAGCTACCTCAACGGCGCCGTGCCCACCGGGCTCGATGGCGACACCAACCTCCACCGCGGCTGGAACCCCAACTACCAGGAGGGCATGGTCGGCGCGATGCTCGTCTCCACGCTCTACCTGGGAGGCCGCACCGCCACCGACACGTTCCTCAATGGCTATCAGCATGCCGCGTTCGTGTCACAGCTCAGCGCGGCGGGCCTCACCCACCTGGCCGCTGTCTTCAACACGAACGTCAGCAATCCCAGCGCCGGGGCCCCGAGCGCCACCGCCCTCCAGAACGCCATCAAGAACTACCGCTACCAGGGGCTCGCGCTCGACAAGCTCTTCGACATCTACGTGCTGTTGGCCAACAACACCTTCAGCGCCACCGTCGACTGCGGCCTCAACAATGGCGTGGGCGTGACGCTGAGCGATGGCCAGCACTCCGGCTATCTGATCGCCGACTGCGCGGAGCTGCCCAACAAGGGCAAGGTGGGCCAGCTCAAGGAGTTCCACTCCTCCGATGCCAACGGCCAGCGCAGCGCCACCTTCTATGCCTATGACGGCTTCAAGCCCGACCTGATCAACCACGCGGTGCTCATGGCCCATGGCACCGTGCCCGCAGGCACCCCCACCACCGCCGTGGTGAGCCGCATCGCCGTGGGCGCCACGGACCTCTTCTTCAAGGTGGGCAAGGGCTACCGCAACTACGCCAAGGGCAAGGACTATGGCGTCTACCAGCTCCCGGCGAGCGGCATCGGGAACGGCTTCGAGTTCAACCGTCCGCTCTGGGAGAAGGTCATCGCCCCCGCCCACGGGCTCTGA
- a CDS encoding WD40/YVTN/BNR-like repeat-containing protein, which translates to MAETSWEKRGALAEGLRAGAVAASRDGFGLVSAVAEPSAGALQDRMRGRRAHVYRATSQGLERVYEGPGWIQALDCHGALCAALGATLKASGSGSDYHLLVSTDGGRQWVVKGPVPVPSAVQVLGVSAEEFWVLGAYFLGRTLDGGATWEEVELEGERNPHAERIRRTEQGAALLGKGLAITRDGGGTWSRESAGAARLVDVEGAYVVAVDGSQARLGERRGGDVRWLSALPAGREPVRLTAEGTTVRVLTRNADPGKGVEPTVHVSEDGGKTWSVQKHELGPQVDIAGPYGLGTDIRGGVFGRVA; encoded by the coding sequence GTGGCGGAGACAAGTTGGGAGAAGCGGGGTGCGCTGGCGGAGGGGCTTCGAGCAGGAGCCGTGGCCGCCAGCCGGGACGGCTTCGGGCTGGTGAGTGCGGTGGCCGAGCCCTCGGCCGGAGCGCTCCAGGACCGGATGCGGGGCCGCCGCGCGCACGTGTACCGGGCCACTTCCCAGGGCCTGGAGCGTGTCTACGAAGGCCCCGGCTGGATTCAAGCCTTGGACTGCCACGGCGCGCTGTGCGCGGCGCTGGGGGCCACGTTGAAGGCCTCGGGCTCGGGCTCGGACTACCACCTGCTCGTGTCCACGGACGGAGGCCGCCAGTGGGTGGTGAAGGGCCCCGTGCCCGTGCCGAGCGCGGTGCAGGTGCTGGGCGTGAGCGCCGAGGAGTTCTGGGTGCTCGGGGCGTACTTCCTGGGCCGGACGCTGGACGGCGGCGCGACGTGGGAAGAGGTGGAGCTGGAGGGTGAGCGCAACCCGCATGCCGAGCGCATCCGTCGCACGGAGCAGGGGGCGGCGCTGCTGGGCAAGGGGCTGGCGATCACGCGGGATGGCGGCGGCACGTGGAGCCGGGAATCGGCGGGCGCGGCGCGGCTGGTGGACGTGGAGGGCGCCTACGTGGTGGCGGTGGACGGCAGCCAGGCCCGGCTGGGCGAACGGCGGGGCGGTGACGTGCGCTGGCTCTCGGCGCTGCCCGCGGGCCGAGAGCCCGTGCGGCTGACGGCGGAAGGCACGACGGTGCGGGTGCTGACGCGCAACGCGGATCCGGGCAAGGGCGTGGAGCCGACCGTGCACGTGAGCGAGGACGGCGGGAAGACGTGGTCCGTGCAGAAGCACGAGCTGGGCCCGCAGGTGGACATCGCGGGCCCGTACGGGTTGGGAACGGACATCCGGGGCGGTGTCTTCGGCCGAGTGGCCTGA
- a CDS encoding response regulator produces MRNSPGGVNLDLTGLRKGADVQRVLVLEDDNDLRSLLCDMLLLSGAESCVSVRSFEDLRRQQEQVPACGLALLDVNLGAGRPSGLDAYQWLRENGFTGHTVFLTGHARSHPVLDQARALANTRVMTKPVGAKDVMALVRELDAPSGP; encoded by the coding sequence TTGCGAAACAGTCCGGGGGGGGTGAACCTCGATCTGACAGGCCTGAGGAAGGGGGCGGATGTGCAACGGGTGCTGGTGCTCGAGGATGACAACGACCTGAGGTCGCTGCTGTGCGACATGCTGCTGCTCTCCGGCGCGGAGTCGTGCGTCAGCGTCCGCTCCTTCGAGGATCTGCGGCGGCAGCAAGAGCAGGTGCCTGCATGCGGCCTGGCGCTGCTGGACGTCAACCTGGGGGCAGGCAGGCCCAGCGGGCTGGACGCCTACCAGTGGCTGCGGGAGAACGGCTTCACCGGGCACACCGTCTTCCTGACGGGCCATGCCCGCTCCCATCCTGTCCTCGATCAGGCGCGCGCGTTGGCGAACACCCGGGTGATGACCAAGCCCGTGGGCGCCAAGGACGTGATGGCCCTGGTGAGGGAGCTCGATGCCCCCAGCGGCCCCTAG
- a CDS encoding dipeptide epimerase translates to MHPTLITALTVEPLNLPLTEPFAIATGAQHVAHNALVRITLADGTTGLGEAAPFTAVSGETQAGTLTALQSVHEKLLGQDVRAWRPLSAWLSEALPSEPSARCALETAILDALARHHRVPLWVFFGGAGTALDIDMTVTAGDRAHAIASARAILARGITTLKVKVGASSPEHDVERLVAIREVAPQARLFADANGGYTEAQARAFLSGLERAQVPLSLFEQPVPPEDFEGLTALTRASRIPICADESARSAQDVLRLVRERAAHGINIKTMKCGVVESLTMWHLARAADLELMIGGMVESVLSMSLSAHLAAGLGGFHYADLDTPLFIAQHPFRGGYRLEGAQVSIASASAGHGVERL, encoded by the coding sequence ATGCACCCCACGCTCATCACCGCGCTGACCGTCGAGCCGTTGAATCTGCCCCTCACCGAGCCCTTCGCCATCGCCACCGGGGCGCAGCACGTGGCCCACAACGCCCTGGTGCGCATCACCCTCGCCGATGGCACCACCGGCTTGGGCGAGGCCGCCCCCTTCACCGCCGTCAGCGGAGAGACCCAGGCTGGCACCCTCACCGCCCTCCAGTCCGTGCACGAGAAGCTGCTCGGCCAGGATGTGCGCGCCTGGCGCCCCCTGTCCGCGTGGCTCTCCGAGGCGCTCCCCTCCGAGCCCTCCGCCCGCTGTGCCCTCGAGACGGCGATCCTGGATGCCCTGGCGCGCCACCACCGCGTGCCCCTGTGGGTCTTCTTCGGCGGGGCCGGCACGGCGCTGGACATCGACATGACGGTGACGGCCGGGGACCGGGCCCACGCCATCGCCTCCGCCCGCGCCATCCTCGCCAGGGGCATCACCACCCTGAAGGTGAAGGTCGGCGCCAGCTCGCCCGAGCACGACGTGGAGCGGCTCGTGGCCATCCGCGAGGTGGCCCCCCAGGCCCGCCTCTTCGCCGATGCCAATGGCGGCTACACCGAGGCCCAGGCCCGCGCGTTCCTCTCGGGCCTGGAGCGCGCCCAGGTGCCGCTGTCCCTCTTCGAGCAGCCCGTCCCGCCCGAGGACTTCGAGGGCCTCACCGCGCTCACCCGCGCCTCGCGCATCCCCATCTGCGCCGACGAGTCCGCCCGCTCCGCCCAGGATGTGCTGCGCCTGGTGCGCGAGCGCGCCGCGCACGGCATCAACATCAAGACGATGAAGTGCGGCGTCGTGGAGTCCCTGACGATGTGGCACCTGGCGCGCGCCGCCGACCTGGAGCTGATGATTGGCGGCATGGTGGAGAGCGTGCTCTCCATGAGCCTCTCGGCCCACCTCGCCGCGGGCCTGGGAGGCTTTCACTACGCGGACCTGGACACCCCCCTGTTCATCGCCCAGCACCCGTTCCGCGGCGGGTACCGGCTGGAAGGCGCCCAGGTCAGCATCGCCTCCGCCTCCGCGGGCCACGGCGTGGAGCGCCTCTGA
- a CDS encoding GNAT family N-acetyltransferase, translated as MGDSAEDFEIVPATRPWQVQQTRTLILEYAAALGMRLDFQDFTREMDAFPADYAPPGGCLFLATGDHGPGGCAGLRPLTPGICEMKRLYVRVRHRSHGLGQRLALAAIAEARALRYTCMRLDTLPTMHIAIGLYQHLGFQPTAPSGASASSGALCFELKL; from the coding sequence ATGGGGGACAGCGCAGAGGATTTCGAGATCGTCCCCGCCACCCGTCCGTGGCAGGTGCAGCAGACCCGGACCCTCATCCTCGAGTACGCCGCCGCGCTCGGCATGCGCCTGGACTTCCAGGACTTCACCCGGGAGATGGACGCGTTTCCCGCCGACTACGCCCCGCCCGGGGGCTGCCTGTTCCTCGCCACCGGGGACCATGGGCCCGGAGGCTGCGCCGGCCTGCGTCCGCTGACGCCCGGCATCTGTGAAATGAAGCGGCTGTATGTCCGCGTCCGGCACCGCAGCCACGGGCTGGGCCAGCGGCTCGCGCTCGCCGCCATCGCCGAGGCGCGCGCCCTGCGCTACACCTGCATGCGGCTGGACACCCTGCCCACCATGCACATCGCCATCGGGCTGTACCAGCACCTCGGCTTCCAGCCCACGGCGCCCTCCGGCGCCAGTGCCTCCAGCGGCGCGCTGTGCTTCGAGCTGAAACTCTGA